DNA from Quercus lobata isolate SW786 chromosome 1, ValleyOak3.0 Primary Assembly, whole genome shotgun sequence:
TCCTACAAACAATGCAAAACACATGCGCActcacacacaaaacaaaatgttgTGCAGAAATTAGTCAAATTCCATTACTATGTTGAATGTCAATATATATGTAATGTCGTTGTCATAGGTGTAGTGCCTGACATAGTGAAAATTAGATATTCTGTACTAGTATGATAGAATTGATGGATTCCTAGACATATTTATTCTTTTAGCTAGCTTCTAAGACATCATAGTTTTAAGCAAAGTGAGTTGATAATGAATATCATGTTCAGAAccataataataaaacacatGATCGGCCTTAGAAGATATTTCCAGACACAGGACAATTAATTCAAGAAGCATTGAATTACGTAGGGAATGTGGTGAGCCTCAAAACAGTGCAGGCAGAGGACATAATACAGTTTTTTACAAGAACAACAGAAGGAAAAGTAATTACATGCATTGAGGTGACTCAAATCCTGGAAGGGATGAGTGGAATGCTGTTCTGCAAGTACGCGCAAGCAGCAGCGACTCCACTTCCTAGCTTAACCGGGTAGCCCACATCCTTGAGTAGCATCTCCACACCAGCAAGACAACCCAATAATTGCAactgaaaataatgaaaatggtTATCACACAGAATAAAGCAGGGAAATTCACAAGGCAATGAAAAACCAAGAAAGAAAATGCTTAGACACATAGAAAGAAATTAGCATTTGGAATATCAGAAATTAATATTCAGTCTGGTCATAGTGACAttagagatattataaattaaCATACCTCATTCAAATTGCCAAGATGCCCTATTCTGAAAACCTTTCCAGCAACTTTGTTCAGGCCCAAACCTAAGCTTAAATTGTATCTCTTCCATCCCCTTTTAACAATTTCTGTACTATCAATATAGGGAGGAACAACAACTGCAGTCACTGTGTTACTGTACCACTCTTCCTTTTGGGTGCAGTTCTTCAAGCCCCAAGCCTCCACAGCCAGCCTGTATTTTAAGTTATAATGGCCAGTCAAATCTATCATTCATATATGTAAGAGATAAGATAACATATGGAACATGAACATCACAAGGTTCTTCTTTCAAATATTACATAGGATATTAGACTCATTTTTTTACTTGGTAACAGACcttacaaaaaaggaaaaacatgaCTCACCTTGTTGCATGGCCAAGACGGCTATGCCTTGCAATCACATTTTCAAGTCCTTCCTCAAAAATGAGATCCAGAGCAGCTCTCAGACCATACAACAGTTGAATGGAAGGGGTGTATGGCCAAAATGTTCCCATTTTGTAGAACTTCAAGTAATCTTTCCAGTCAAAGAAAACTCTAACTGATCTTGCAGTTTTAGATGCCTCTAGAGCTTTAGGGCTTGCACACACAATTCCCATCCCAGTgggaagagagagagctttCTGAGATCCAGTTAAAGCCACATCTATTCCCCATTCGTCCATACGAAAATCAAGAGCACATATGGATGACACTCCATCAACAAGAAAGAGGGCTGGGTGCCTGTACTCATCTGAGATTTTGATAATAAACATaagaaacattttttaaaaggcAAAAAGGAGTAAAAAATACAGAGGAAGAGAGTGTTGTCCATTGCAAAGGGATACATCACTGATGAAAATATCTGAAGTTGAGTAAGAAAAAAAGTAGGAATTTTATGAGAATTTTTATCATGATGTCTACATTTGCAGTGGCAAGTCAGTAACAAATATTAGACATTAGGCAATATAAATAAGCTTGTTATATTCTGTACAGATTCtgggaattttttatttgtacatCATGCACCATGTATGCCAAGCAAACTGTGGCCAATCTGTACatttctaaaactttttttgatTACAAATTATTGAGTAGGCAATAGCACTTTATGGCCGCCACTAATTTTGGAAGCTCTAGTATTTGACTTGCCACTGCGATTCAAATACTCCCATGAGGCTGGCCCAAATTAAGAACTGATAAACAAATCAGCAAGCCACATGGATATCAGAACTCAGCTGCTTTCTCAGCAAAGATTGTCAATCCACAGTATAACTTTAGAACGTCTAAGTTTGAGATAACAGCTAATCACAATGGCCAGCTATTTAGCCTTATTAATAGCATGAATGGAGAGAagcataattttaaaacaagGGATCTGGTCAATTTTATTACTATAATACAGGCACATGTGTggcgtgcacacacacacacacaagaaacATCATAACAAATGAAGTACGTATATATGTGATGAGCAAAGAGAGGCTTTTAGTATCTGATGTTCAAATGATCTGAAAGAACTTAATGTATTTAATCATGTCCAATGTACACCTACTCAAGCAAGTATTATCCACCAAAAGAATTGCATAAGTCACAGAAAAAAACACATGTCAATCACCAAATGTGTTCCAAgaaacttacccaaaaagaaaatgtgttCTGAGAAAATCTAAGTCACAAGTGTAGTACCACTGTAACTAGTAAATACTTTAATGGGTTTGTGTATTGAGCAATGACACCCACCAAGATAGAAGTATTGAAGAATGATGATTTGGATCTCACCAAAGAGATATCCAAAGCCAAATGTTTTCCTTGGTTTGGTTGGTTTAAATGGGTTAAAGGGTCATAACTTCATCAAAACATTATGACTATTTTTACCTCCAAAATTCATTAGATGATACACTTACCAAGGAGTTTTCTCACTTTAGACAAGTCATTAGTAACCCCTGTTGCTGTCTCATTGTGAACAATGCAAATTGCCTTTATAGTGTGTGCACTATCTGCTGCAAGTTTTGATGCCAGAATGTCTAGGTTGGCACCTTGGCCCCATTCACTTTCGATGACATCAACATTGAAGTTAAGGCGCTGCTGCTGATCAATCCAGAGCAGACTGAATTGACCAATGAGGAAAGATATTGTCCGATCTCCAGGAGACAATGTGTTAGTAAGTGCACTCTCCCATGCACCAGTACCTGAAACAGAACAAcattgtttaacacttaaatacTTAAACCTTATGTTTATTAAGATTCAATGTAATTCAAATCTATAAAGCAAAACCCCATATATgacttaatgaaaaaaaaaatgctataacCACATCAATATCACAGTACCAGTGGTAGGAATCAGAAATGGGGTTCCAGAAGTAGTCTTGAAAATCTTCTTCACATCCTCAAGCAGAGTTTTTGTCAATGCTGGGACTGCTGGAGAGCGGTAATCCTCATTGTTTCTGTTCATGGCCCGAATGACAGGTTCCGGGATATTGACTGGCCCCGGAACAAAGAGATGGTTCCTTCCTGGTCCATACACATAGTCCATCTTTCCCCCCTTGAAATATCAGTATGGAATTGAATCCTAACAAATTTCTTGACACGTTTGAGTGCCAAAACACATCCAACTGCAAAAACACATGAAAAAATTAATCTTGACTTATTTCCATTATCCATTTGTGTGAAAGTACAATTCTGTTACTGCAAGTATAGGACTTATGATGTCAAAACTTAAAATACCTcatctatatttatttatatccaaaaaaataaagcgTAATACTTATTATTGCTAGGCTTCTGTCAAGCCACATCGGTAGTCACGTtatccacctttttttttttttttttgtaagctGGAATTAACATTCAACTAACAACTGGAAACCAACCCAGGACAGCGCCTGTTACAAGATTCACCATGAATATCAGCCTCAACAAGGGAGACTAATTCCACAGGAGGAgcagaataaataataaactcCGAAGCTTGAGAATGGCCAGAATTCGCTAACCAATCCGCACATTTATTAGCTTCGCGAAACACATGATTGATACGAACTTGGGGGATTTGGGAAATCAGTACCTTACAATCATCAAATAGAGGAGAAATAACAGAGTTACCGTAACGGGGATTTTTAAGAGCATCCACAAGAGCCTTGGCGTCTATTTTTcaactctctatctctctcttatttttaattctttttcttcttatattaaTTCTCAATTTATTGTTACACTTTCTCTAACATTTCCCCTctcttttaccttttcatctccctatTACTATCCATACCttaatatcattctttttctatccttttatcttcctttatttttggttctatttatttatatcctcttactataaatttgcaacacaaaaatgttatttctctctctctcaatttttttcattttttagtgaattttcttttatcttgcatctctactttaggttgattaatttttgtgttttttagaactctactttgagttgatgtgatttagttttatgtttttaagttatcttttttcttggatttcaTAGAtattatcctattgcattatgaagatattatatacaaatataatgttattatattacatCGCATGATTTAGATAATTTCGTATTTATtactatatcttttatttttacttttttttcttctcatcttattttctataaatttgttatcatctctcacattctctccaaaaaaaataattattctctctctctctctcaattttttattctttcttgtaaCTTTACTTCAGGTTGACgaattattatgtttttttataacTCTAATTTGGGTTAATATATTTTGGTGTTGTGTTTTTTAGTTCTCCATCATGAGatgtctctcttcctcttataactttaaggtctgtttggatatcgcttattattgaaaatactatagcaaaataatttttaaatgtatgaatagtgtcgtgggatccaattttaaagcaaaatttgcatttttccGTACTTGTGAgtctcgtgaacagtgcacgggactcAGGGGAAAAACGCCAAATGCTAAACGCAGATGCAGACGTGCAATCCAAACTCAGCtttagttggatttttttttttttttgagttaatatttagttattttggaagtgagtatttgaatttatttcaaaaaacaatTGGTTACGCATTTGAAATagcaattatttgagtaatattaaaAAGTTACATTTAGTCATTTAGAGACCCATATAATCAAATAGAGtactagggaaaaaaaaaaaaaaacacaaggtGACAAAAAGTTCAATGTCATTACATTCTATTTTCTTGATAAGTTACATTTAGTCATTCACAGACCCATATAATCAAATAGAGTactagggaaaaaaaacacaaggtGACAAAAAGTTCAATGTCATAACATTCTATTTTCTTGATAAGTTACATTTAGTCATTTAGAGACCCATATAATCAAATAGAGTactagggaaaaaaaacacaaggtGACAAAAAGTTCAATGTCATAACAGTCTATTTTCTTGATAGAAGTATTTTGTACTATGTGAAAAAAGAGATAAGAACTAAGGGGAACCTGACATTTGATTGTagataaaattctaaaatttcatcCAATATTTCCACAACACTATTCCGGGCCTTAAATAGGATGAAAGATAATGGAACTGacctttcctttctttctcttagACCATTTATTTCCTCGAagttataaagaaaaaatggtggtattttttttaataataagaaaaaaaaaaaacataaattggACACACATGTGCTAGTAAATACAGACAAAAAGAAATTACTCCAATATTCTGTTACTCCATATCAGAGCAGCAAGAGATTCTTGTAATACTGTAAAGGCTTTGCTTTATTTTAGATTCAAAATCCAAGGAAGAGAGGACAATTTCCATAGAAATACAATATACAACAATACAATATGCCAAATATGATATATTCACTCCTCCGTTTGCTTCTTCCACTACTTATTGaataagacaaataaaaaaatgacgtGGAGAAGTAagaacaaattattattttttctagttGTTtagttcattgatttcttctaCTTAAttctattcttattttcttGTCATAAGAAGCATAGACAAGATTGGCAGCAATAAAACCAGACTGACTCTCTGAGCCAGCAATTTACCCCTCTAGGACCCACCCTCACGAACAATTTGAAAACTTTGATGATACACGGTagggaacccaaaaaaaaaaaagaaaaaaaaaaaggagactgACTCAGCTACCAAATATAGCTGAACCCAGAAACAATCAGAGAACTAAGACCTGCATGGTACATACACTGACACACATGTAACTATTTAAGGCTTGTAAGcactgaaatatatatataataaacataaGAAATTCCTCCTAAGTTtcactatatatattataagaaGATGGAAGAATTACCTGGAAGAGAATCTTCTTTCCCTGAATATGTTCTGTGCTGGATTTGCTCTCTCAATCTAACTTTTGCAGAGAGAACTCACAAGTCTGAATTCTCAACCTTGACATAAGAGGACTTTTGATTTTATAGTAAGAGCGCGGGAGAGCCaatcaaaacattttctatGGGCCCCACCCATGCACAAACGTGGCAGATAAGAGCTCATAAATGAGTGATATGAGAATCTTCATGAGATTAATTTGTAGTTTTATAccataatttattattttatcttttatatattattattattttttatattgaaaattttcatgtgCCCttgtattttcatttattttatataatctcATACAATACTTACTATTAGACTTATAGAGTgttgaaattattgtttttagAGACCTACTGAACTTTATTTTGGTCAAATGTAATTATGtggtttgtttgggtttttaagctgaacagtaaaataagttaagtTTTTAAGCTGGAGCCAAACACACACGCAGTATTATTATTGACTTATTTCTAGCTGTTTTCTTATAATTTGTGTATTTATGATCATAATATTAGCACTTGGAAATGGCATCAAATTCAGGACTCAGATTATAGGATCCAGTCCAAGTTGGCTTAATTAGGAAAAGTAGAAACCTGGAGGCAGTAAATAAGAACTTTGCAAAATGTTGGGGCTccatataataaacaaaaaaagattcaGATTTCGTCACTACTTAGTCTTTTGGAAAGTGGAAGTCTGAGGTTGAGAAGGCCATGTAAAAGATAAAGTGATAATGTGCTGTCAACCACACCTGGCTTGTGGGAACCTTGGCCACACAGCAATTTGTATTTATGCAGCTTCTTACTTCTTTTGCCAACCCCTAATTTTGAGGCTGTCTCTGAAACTTAAAACTTGTGGGTTTAATTTAGAAATATGCGTGGCTGCGTGGGGTACATATTTTGTCCTCTACTCCTTATCGCTGATATCTAAATTCTTTTTGGTTGTACTAGAAACCAGTATGTCCATGACATCTATGGTTCAAATCTCTCCTTGTAActataaaatatagataatagAATAAAGCAATGTCAGTGGTTTTATGGTGTTTACAATAACAAGGCAGACCTCCAGTCTAAAAGCAAAATTGTTTTGAACTTTTCTTCGATAAATAATCAAAAGCTAATAAAGACAGAAGAAACTGAATACATCTGAATCACACAGATGGAGCAACTAATGAAATCCAAACTGTTATGAAAGTGTTACAGATCTACCCAGTTCAACTTCTAATATAAACAGTTTACAAATCAAAACTAAATTCATTTCCGCCACAATAAACAAATTCCATACCATATGAATAGGAGACTGAATTTATCAATTCGACAAACATTGCAAATCTTGAATTTCGAATCTCCAAGTAAAACTTGCCCCCAAGACAGGCACTTTGTTCTTCGCTCTTGTTTTCCTAGAAATCTTTAACATCCATTGTTCAAAGTGCATGTCAAAGCCATATTTCAGCCAGAGAgataaaaggcaaaaacataaacacaaaccaAGACATTATGATAGAATATGATGCAGCTTTGCCCCAAGACCTATAGTTATTAGTAGTGTATATTGTGCATACAAACACTGATATAGGTCTTGGTGCAAAGCTGCAACATCATATTCTAGCGAGAGCCGCTACAAAAGACAATTTGAAAAACTACGAAAAAACATCAACCTTCTTATGGacaaatggaaataaaaaatggcCTGAACAagtcattcaaaattttttgcaaaatttgatAATGTACAATTTTCAAAGGCATATTACATATAACAGGCTCTTctaatgtgtgtatatattgaATGGGGTAAATCCTTTTTCTGatatttttttcactatttacGAGAACAAATTACTGAACtcttcaaaagaagaaaaaaattggcaGCAAGACTCCTCGAACCTTGCACAAAATAGAGCATTTTTGGCTCTCTCGTCATCAGCCAGCTTTGATGAACGGTGGATGCAAATTCCCATTTGATGAATACTTTCCCATTTGATGAATACTTCTGAGATCAGCCGCAGGATACCTAATAGGAATCTGAACCACTTATTCCCTTGGGTGAAAAAAATTCCAGGGAGAATATATAATGGCTGAAGCAGTTGCCACCAAGTGAGCAAATAGCCATGATTCTCAAATCAGCTGTGCTCCCCTCCCATAGAGAGCATGAAGACTACTTGATACCAGATGAGAAACCTTGCCTCGGAGGGAAACCAGTCTGACGCATCCTAAAAGGCTTCTCACCACCCAAATGTCTGTTGTCAGATGGTCCAGCCCCAAGAATCCCCAATGAATTTGGATCAGCTACCCGAGCACCATTACTCATAGGTCTTAGAGCTGGGGGCTGAACTTGGATATGATTATCAGTTTCTGCTCTTCTCCTTCGTTTCCATGCTTCAAATTTCCCTGTATCAAAACCCTTGACAACTGGTTCTGACACTTGAGAGTTACTCATATTTTTGAACCCTCTTGTCCTCTCAAATTGCCGATGGAAAGGAGGAAAATAATTGGGGTCACCGTCTTGGCCAATAGGACCATGTGTGGATCCATTAACATGGGAAGGGCCAACCGCTCCCTCCTCATCCTGCTCCTGTCTAAGTTTTGAGTAAATTTGATGAAGCCTCTCACCAGAGAGATTTGAAAAGGTAGAGACATAGTTCCAAAGTCGCATGGTCATCCCTGAAAATTGAATAACCACATTGTAAACATCAGATTAAATTTGGAACAAAAGAGAACAGATCATTAACTACTATAACATAAAAACAGAGTCATCTATTATTTtcggggagaaaaaaaattggaaaatggCACTGTACACTCACAAGAGCAAATGAGAATCACTTACAGACCCAAATTTAGATTGAAAAGCAACATAAATCAGTCACACTAATATATGAAGGATAAAGAAACACTTACTATCTTGTTTATACGGTTCCTCCTCATGTTCTAAAACAATTTGATCTATCCTTCGGCCTAGAAGCTGCAAGTAATTCCGAATTTTTGAAAGCacctgaagaagaagataatgaaACATAAAGTCAAagataaaaaatgacaaatgaagaatgaaaaattaaaactaatatgTACCTTTTCCTTTGGGAGATCAGCACTAGTGGTCTGCAACCTCTGAAGACGTTTCAGGGTTTTTATTTCGTCAACCATGACATCTTCACACCATTCCATCCATTTCACTTCCTTGAACTGCTCATATACTTCTTCATTGTCCGACATTTCGCCCTCCTCTTTTACTAAAGGTTCAAGTTTCATGGGTTTCTGAGGTCTTCCTTTGTTCATTTGAACATTGAGTTTGGGAGATCCAGGCTTTCCTTTCTTAGCCCGGCCACGAGAGATTGAGGTGTTCAGAAGATTTTCCCTCTCCTTCTTAGAAGTTTTACGACCCACTTTAGCATTTGCTTTCTTTCCAAGAACTGCAAGTTCCTGGCAACAGAAGTCCTAGTCATCAGTTCATGCAATTCATGAACCAAAATAATACTAACATGAAgcaaaaagtgattttttttttattggtaagttatacACATacccaatgggtcttgaacccacctcaccctccacctatAACTCATTAGGGGAGGAGGTGCCAGTTgaacacatgaagaaaaaagtgGTGTTCATTCTATAATAGATATCAGCATATTTTACAGAAACGGGCACATTCAAGTTTGCATGAAATAAATGACAGCAAGATGATATGTGCGGCCACATTCTTCAGGATTCCGATCTTATCACtatggattttgttttgatgtTGTGATAAACAAATTCTATTAGACTGAAGAAAATCCCGAAGTCTACAATACATAAGCAAAAGGTTCACCTAAAATATACAAGCAGAAAAACAAagtctctccaaactagtttggagtgAAACTCTACAAACTCCtcatatatatctatattgaatgtgaattttgaaaatctaaccgttaagtTGCATGTTCTTACTATATTCTTCTTGcatgtaaaatttaaagaagatcaa
Protein-coding regions in this window:
- the LOC115981618 gene encoding serine--glyoxylate aminotransferase, which translates into the protein MDYVYGPGRNHLFVPGPVNIPEPVIRAMNRNNEDYRSPAVPALTKTLLEDVKKIFKTTSGTPFLIPTTGTGAWESALTNTLSPGDRTISFLIGQFSLLWIDQQQRLNFNVDVIESEWGQGANLDILASKLAADSAHTIKAICIVHNETATGVTNDLSKVRKLLDEYRHPALFLVDGVSSICALDFRMDEWGIDVALTGSQKALSLPTGMGIVCASPKALEASKTARSVRVFFDWKDYLKFYKMGTFWPYTPSIQLLYGLRAALDLIFEEGLENVIARHSRLGHATRLAVEAWGLKNCTQKEEWYSNTVTAVVVPPYIDSTEIVKRGWKRYNLSLGLGLNKVAGKVFRIGHLGNLNELQLLGCLAGVEMLLKDVGYPVKLGSGVAAACAYLQNSIPLIPSRI